In Takifugu flavidus isolate HTHZ2018 unplaced genomic scaffold, ASM371156v2 ctg203, whole genome shotgun sequence, one genomic interval encodes:
- the scn4ab gene encoding sodium channel protein type 4 subunit alpha B isoform X4: MGNLRQKCVLIPQWLYGNLTFDINSTNGYYGNDTHDNGTKSKHLEFEFERHINNPDNYYYLTGQGDPLLCGNSSDAGVCPESYVCLKVGANPNYGYTSYDSFGWAFLALFRLMTQDFWENLFQLTLRTAGKTYMIFFVVVIFLGSFYLINLILAVVAMAYAEQNEATLAEAKEKEEEYIHILEALKKREEEQAARKEPHSTVEDFEDDHRLCPPCWYAFANIFLKWDCCGCWRHLKECLYAIVMDPFVDLGITICIILNTVFMAMEHYPMSADFEELLSVGNLVFTGIFTGEMVLKILAMDPYFYFQVGWNIFDSIIVTISLVELGLANVQGLSVLRSFRLMRVFKLAKSWPTLNMLIKIIGNSVGALGNLTLVLAIIVFIFAVVGMQLFGKNYKDCVCRISEDCVLPRWHMNDFFHAFLIIFRVLCGEWIESMWDCMEVSGQTMCLIVFMMVLVIGNLVVLNLFLALLLSSFSGDNLTTQDDEGENNLQIAINRINRAMSWTKTYILLYVYTLTESNLNQHFAVSDDEEQRRVKDILALTSVSSDKLVSHHCGNDFFRVPIAEAESDSDDSDYDEDKDSQCDESSVCSSVQKPEVQEEEMDENCVAKTPTDCWTKKCYSRCPFLDIDTSQGRGKIWCNIRRTCFSIVENNYFESFIVFMILLSSGALAFEDIYLEKHQLIKSILEYADKVFTYVFVMEMVLKWFAYGFKSYFSNAWCWLDFLIVDVSLVSLTANILGYSELGAIKSLRTLRALRPLRALSRFEGMRVVVNALVGAVPSIFNVLLVCLIFWLIFSIMGVNLFAGKFSYCFNETSQEIIDTKVVDNKTECIALIEANFTEVRWKNVKVNYDNVGIGYLSLLQVATFKGWTDIMYAAVDSRDVESQPIYEVNLYMYLYFVIFIIFGSFFTLNLFIGVIIDNFNQQKAKLGGQDIFMTEEQKKYYNAMKKLGSKKPQKPVPRPENPFQGLVFDLVTKQIFDVFIMVLICLNMVTMMVETDEQSDKKEEVLYWINVVFILIFTTECTLKIIALRRHYFSIGWNIFDFVVVILSILGLLLADIIEKYFVSPTLFRVIRLARIGRVLRLIRGAKGIRTLLFALMMSLPALFNIGLLLFLIMFIFSIFGMSNFAYVKKEALIDDMFNFETFGNSMICLFMITTSAGWDGLLSPIMNTPPDCDPNVENPGTTVRGNCGSPAIGIAFFSTYIIMSFLVVVNMYIAIILENFNVATEESSDPLCEDDFEMFYETWEKFDPDASQFIQYSKLSDFCDTLKEPLRIPQPNTIKLISMDLPLVPGDRIHCMDILLALTAEVLGDSDEMDTLKATMEEKFMANNPSKVSYEPISSTLLRKEEEVAATVIQRAYRKYLLLRTVRLASFMYREKTEGRGKEKAPETTGLLCKQFSQLYGFNKETDEPLQSKANRLGQVELQSEVLLHAVPPLRSSEFLQERDQRETSV, encoded by the exons ATAACTATTACTATCTGACTGGTCAAGGAGATCCTCTGCTGTGTGGAAACAGTTCTGATGCTGG GGTCTGCCCAGAGAGTTACGTTTGTCTGAAAGTTGGCGCAAATCCAAACTATGGCTACACGAGTTACGACTCCTTTGGTTGGGCGTTCTTGGCTCTTTTCCGGCTGATGACTCAGGACTTCTGGGAAAATCTTTTCCAGCTG ACACTGCGAACAGCTGGGAAAACCTACATGATCTTCTTTGTAGTGGTCATCTTTCTTGGTTCATTTTACCTGATTAACCTGATCCTGgctgtggttgccatggcatATGCTGAGCAGAATGAGGCCACTTTGGCTGAGgccaaagaaaaagaggaagaatacATTCACATTCTGGAAGCactgaagaagagggaggaagag CAGGCAGCCAGGAAAGAACCACACAGTACTGTGGAAG ATTTTGAGGATGACCACAGACTATGTCCTCCATGTTGGTATGCCTTTGCAAACATCTTCCTAAAGTGGGATTGTTGTGGCTGTTGGCGACATTTGAAAGAGTGTCTCTATGCCATTGTCATGGACCCATTTGTAGATCTAGGCATCACCATCTGTATCATCCTTAATACTGTCTTCATGGCCATGGAGCATTATCCAATGTCTGCAGACTTTGAGGAGCTTCTGAGTGTTGGAAATTTG GTCTTCACAGGTATCTTCACAGGTGAGATGGTTCTTAAAATTCTGGCAATGGACCCATACTTCTACTTCCAG GTGGGTTGGAACATTTTTGACAGTATCATCGTTACCATAAGTCTGGTGGAGCTGGGACTGGCGAATGTTCAGGGCTTGTCTGTGCTGCGCTCCTTCAGATTG ATGCGCGTGTTTAAGCTTGCCAAATCATGGCCAACCCTCAACATGTTAATTAAGATCATTGGAAACTCTGTCGGTGCTTTGGGGAACCTGACTCTGGTCTTAGCAATCATCGTCTTCATCTTTGCTGTGGTTGGGATGCAACTCTTTGGAAAGAACTACAAAGACTGCGTTTGTCGTATTTCAGAAGACTGTGTGCTCCCTCGCTGGCACATGAATGACTTTTTCCATGCATTCCTCATCATCTTTAGAGTCCTGTGTGGAGAGTGGATTGAGTCCATGTGGGACTGCATGGAAGTGTCAGGTCAGACTATGTGTCTGATTGTCTTCATGATGGTCCTTGTCATTGGAAACCTAGTG GTCCTGAACCTGTTCCTGGCCTTATTGCTGAGCTCATTCAGTGGTGATAATCTTACTACTCAAGATGATGAAGGAGAAAATAATTTGCAAATTGCTATAAACCGGATCAACAGAGCTATGTCCTGGACAAAGACTTATATTCTGCTATACGTCTACACTTTAACTGAGAGTAATCTTAATCAACATTTTGCTG TGTCTGATGATGAAGAACAAAGAAGAGTAAAAGACATTTTAGCATTGACCTCTGTGTCCTCTGACAAGTTGGTGTCGCATCACTGTGGCAATGACTTCTTCAGAGTCCCCATTGCAGAGGCTGAGTCTGACTCTGATGATTCTGATTATGATGAGGACAAGGACTCTCAA tGTGATGAGTCATCAGTTTGCAGCTCTGTGCAGAAACCCGAagttcaggaggaggaaatggatgAAAACTGTGTTGCAAAAACACCTACGGACTGCTGGACTAAAa AGTGTTATAGTCGTTGTCCATTCTTGGACATAGACACATCCCAGGGCAGAGGAAAGATCTGGTGCAACATCAGAAGGACCTGCTTTTCCATTGTGGAAAACAACTATTTTGAGTCCTTCATAGTCTTCATGATCTTGCTGAGCAGCGGTGCTCTG GCTTTTGAGGATATCTACCTGGAGAAGCATCAACTCATAAAGTCTATCCTTGAGTATGCAGACAAGGTGTTCACTTACGTATTCGTGATGGAGATGGTTCTCAAGTGGTTTGCCTATGGATTCAAGTCTTACTTCAGCAATGCCTGGTGCTGGCTTGATTTCCTCATTGTAGAT GTATCTTTGGTTTCTCTGACAGCGAACATCCTGGGTTACTCTGAGCTGGGTGCCATCAAGTCTCTCAGGACTCTAAGGGCTCTGAGGCCCCTTAGGGCCCTATCTCGCTTTGAGGGAATGAGG GTGGTGGTCAATGCCTTGGTTGGAGCAGTACCctccatttttaatgttttattggtGTGTCTAATCTTTTGGCTGATCTTCAGCATCATGGGAGTGAATCTGTTTGCGGGAAAGTTTTCTTACTGTTTTAATGAGACTTCTCAAGAAATAATTGATACAAAAGTTGTTGACAACAAGACGGAATGCATTGCTCTGATCGAGGCAAACTTTACTGAGGTCCGCTGGAAGAATGTGAAGGTCAACTATGACAATGTTGGGATTGGGTACCTGTCTCTGCTGCAAGTG GCCACATTTAAAGGCTGGACGGACATAATGTATGCAGCGGTGGATTCCAGAGAT gtggaaTCACAGCCAATATATGAAGTTAATCTCTACATGTACCTTTACtttgtcatcttcatcatctttggCTCCTTCTTTACCTTGAACCTCTTCATTGGAGTTATCATCGACAACTTCAATCAACAAAAAGCAAAG ttAGGAGGACAAGACATTTTTATgacagaagaacaaaaaaaatattacaaTGCCATGAAGAAATTGGGCTCTAAGAAACCTCAGAAACCAGTTCCCCGACCTGAG AATCCATTTCAAGGTCTGGTGTTTGACCTGGTTACCAAACAaatttttgatgttttcatcaTGGTGTTGATCTGCCTCAACATGGTGACCATGATGGTAGAGACAGATGAGCAGAGTGACAAGAAAGAAGAGGTCCTGTACTGGATCAATGtggtcttcatcctcatctttaCCACGGAGTGTACACTCAAGATAATTGCACTCCGTCGACACTATTTCTCCATTGGCTGGAACATcttcgactttgtggttgtcaTCCTCTCTATTCTAG GCCTCCTCCTTGCAGACATCATAGAGAAATACTTTGTTTCTCCCACACTGTTTCGAGTGATTCGATTAGCTCGTATTGGCCGAGTGCTTCGTCTCATCCGTGGAGCCAAAGGGATTCGGACGCTGCTATTTGCCCTCATGATGTCACTCCCTGCCCTTTTTAACATTggtctccttctcttcctcatcATGTTCATCTTCTCTATCTTTGGCATGTCTAACTTTGCATATGTGAAGAAGGAGGCCCTGATTGATGATATGTTTAACTTTGAAACGTTTGGGAACAGCATGATCTGTTTGTTTATGATCACCACCTCAGCTGGATGGGATGGTCTGCTGAGTCCCATCATGAACACCCCCCCAGATTGTGACCCCAACGTAGAAAACCCAGGAACAACAGTTAGAGGGAACTGTGGCAGCCCAGCTATTGGCATTGCCTTCTTCTCCACTTACATCATCATGTCATTCCTGGTCGTGGTCAACATGTACATAGCTATCATCTTGGAAAATTTCAATGTGGCTACAGAGGAGAGCAGTGATCCACTGTGTGAAGATGATTTTGAGATGTTTTATGAAACTTGGGAAAAGTTTGACCCTGATGCTTCACAGTTTATACAGTACAG TAAACTTTCAGATTTCTGCGACACACTAAAGGAACCTCTGAGAATTCCTCAGCCAAATACCATCAAATTAATTAGCATGGATCTCCCTCTCGTACCTGGAGATAGGATCCACTGTATGGACATTTTGCTTGCACTAACGGCAGAG GTTTTGGGTGATTCAGATGAGATGGATACCCTCAAAGCCACCATGGAGGAGAAGTTTATGGCCAACAATCCTTCCAAG GTTTCATATGAACCAATCAGCAGCACCCTGctcaggaaagaagaagaagtggcaGCAACAGTTATCCAAAGAGCATATAGGAAATATCTCCTGCTGCGAACAGTCAGACTGGCGTCCTTCATGTACCGAGAGAAGACAGAAGGCCGGGGGAAGGAAAAAGCGCCTGAAACCACGGGACTTCTGTGTAAACAATTCAGTCAGTTGTATGGATTTAACAAAGAGACTGATGAGCCACTGCAAAGCAAAGCTAATAGGCTGGGCCAGGTGGAGCTTCAGAGCGAGGTGCTCCTCCACGCTGTTCCTCCACTCAGATCCTCTGAGTTCCTCCAGGAAAGAGACCAAAGGGAGACTTCAGTCTGA